GCTGCAGCAGCCCAGCAGGCTGACGATGTGAGGGTGCGACCCAACGCTTTTCATCAGTTCCATTTCCGCGCGAAACGATCGCACCTCGTCCGCGGTCGGGAATTCTAATCAACGTATATCAACTGTCAAATGACGACTTCATAAACAAGTACTCTTTCCTATAACATGTTTACTAATAACTAGAAGGAAGGTCTATACTTTTACTACCAGTTTTGTGTTGTCttatgtttacattattttctctttaaagatatttttattgctaagGGAATTTGAATTTGTGTAACGTTTACTACGTATACCCTTGAGCATCTTGACAGCGACTTCGGTGGCTGGCGCAAGGGTCGCGCGGCACACGCGGCCAAAGGCGCCTTCGCCCACAAGCTCATGCAGCGCCAGCCGCGACGCCGACACCTCCCACCGATCCTCAGACACTACCGGCTCCGACATCGCCTCTAGCGCACTCTCCTTGTACAGCTTGTCTTTCAGACCCTAAGTCACATTTTACTTtcagtttttcttttctttttaataattaagtgttacatttttttattatctaatcatcatcagctatCTAGGCTTCTATCTAGCATTCTATCTAGGCTTCGAGACTCTCAGTGAGGAGGTGTTTACTGCACGTACTCTCGAAGCCTACCCGATTATAAGCCTATTATCCAATGAAAGAAACAAATGCGCTACCATACTTCTTTGTGAGGGAAAGTGTGCTTGataacaaagataaataaatggaaaaaaGTAGATCGAATGAATTTATTCGTTTAATAAATAGTCtgtcatttcattttgtatacTTCCGAGACCCAATAACCAacttttcattaatatatgtatttaatggTATACAATTAACCTGAAAGTATTCAAATTTGTCTTTCTCTGAGCTTTTTTTCTTGAGGTAGACGAGCATAGAAACCGCTATGACGAACACGAGAGCCGTCAGCCACGCCGCGCCCACCAGCAGCCCCACGCTCAACGTGTGAGACAGCCCTAAcaaaaaacgtaaataaatatttttgctattaACTTATGTATTTGTGTCAACCCTGAAAGCAACGGTACTTTAgtattaatttgattgtttatgtatttttttacaaatataactaGAACATTGTAGTACACGTTGTCTTCAATGTCAGGATGGAAAATGGTTTTCGCAAGTGAGTTTATGTTTTCAAGTGACTTTACTTTTCCTTATTGCATATCATAAATAACTTACGTGGCAAGTTTCCCTGATGGCTGGCATAAAGCTGTTCGCCTGAAGATGTGATCGATACCAACGTCACGTTGTATGAACCCTCGCTATATATCTCATCAAATGTAACTTCAGTTGAGTTCTGAAACGCATAATatcctaataataaaattgcatcTAGAGTCAAGTTTGGACTTCGGTGCAATACGATGAAAAGACATTCCACGTGAAAAGAAAATCGTTGATCAAAGATCAGTTattcttcataaatattttcgctCAATCCATCCACTGTTGATCCTAGCATTGCACCAACCGTGAGAAAATGAATTTGATTATAAGACGACCAATTTAAGAAGTAACTCACCCCTGGTAAGTTAACGGTGTAGACAGTGTCAGCGTATAATGTAGCGTTATACTGTATTGGTTGTGCAGGTGGGCGCGGCCAACTCGCCCATACTCTCCAGCCACCGTTCTCATCTTCTGACTCCTTCACAGTCATATTGCTTGACTTTTCAcctaacacaaaaaataatgacttCGTATCTTCCTAATAAGGAAATCTTCCGCTAGATCAGATTCCTAAAGTCCTTGAAATCCTGGTGGACCTTCTGTGTTCTTGGAACAGACCTGACCTGAGTGTAATAGCGGGAAATAAAGTGTGGGGTTCAAAAGTTATAGAATAAATGTAGCTAATAACACTATAATATATGGGAAAAAAGATTAGGAACCTCTATAGTGGAATGACTCTTTAATGAAGATCACAGCAGTGAAAGAAGCTTCACTGAACATTGATTCTTGTATTATTAGTTAAGAATTGAAACTCACTTGGGAAATAGCCCTCGCTGCTTGTGTACGCCGTGCCAACCGTCGTGGTGGACATCAGACTCACGTTGAATAGACCCTCACCGTATACGTCGTCAAATACTACTTCAGTGTAATTCTATAATGGAAGTAAGAAAATGTTCTGCAACATAACTAAACCATACCTAACTTTTATGGTATGttactagttaaaaataatattcaccCCTGGAAGAACCATGTTATATACAGCATCTGCGTAAAGCGTGGCGTTGTACTGTATCGGTGTGGAGCGCGGCCGGGCCCAGCGCATGCGCACGCGCCAGCCGCCGCCTTTTGCTTCACCGATTTCCATGGACAAGTTGCTGATTTTCTCAAGTACTGCGAAATACatagattgtttttattagattCCAGTATTTGAAAGTGACTAGAAACAATAAAGTGCTTAGTGCATAAAGCCATTCACTAAATGACCGCACAGAGTAGAGAAACATCGGAAAAGGTTTTAGGTTGCGACCCCCAGAAATGAAGAAGCGAcatagagagagagagagagagagagaaacaGAAGTAATTGCAGTTTAAATGTTCGTGACCAGAACACGAAAACATTAAGCAGTTGGTCGAGcaaatagtttattattatttgttcgaGTACTAGTCTTCTGGTGTATTATTGTACGTACTAGGGAAATATCCCGTGCGGCTTGTGCGTGCCGTGCCGCCCGCTGTGGTCGCTGCCAGGCTCACGGTGTACTTGCCCTCTCCAGATACATTCTCAAATATTACTTCGGTAGCAttctgtattataaataaaaaaacataaaaatattcatataataaacGTGAAGTTATGAAGTTTTCAATCTAAACTTTTTAGTAATCAAATTCGGCTTTTGCGTGAAAAAGTCCGTAGCTGAATCTGAGCTGACCTTTGCTCATtagaacaaaaaacataaatatttatttttggtaattCATATACAAGAGTAACTAATACTTACTCCCGGCACTATGACATTATACGTAGTGTCAGCGTACAACGACGCATTGTATTGAATTGGCGTGACGCGCGGTCGCTTCCAACTCACGCGCACGCGCCATTTGCCGTACACCTCTGTCACCTTCATAGACACGTTGCTGAACTGCTCTGGTACTAAGAATCAATATCATTAGCTTTACAAACATCATATTTATCAAgcttataaactaaatattaatgcCCCAAAAAGGAAACCCTTTGGAATGATTATCCAAGTGATCATCTTAGTCTAGTTCCGTGGTTATTGGTAGTTGTGGAGACACAGCGGACCGGCCAACATGCATTACTTTACTTGAAtccttgataaaaaaatatttgtaaatcgTAAAGAACCTACATGGTACGCAGCCTCGTATGTCGTAGCATTGCGGCGTGCGGTACTTGACAAGCGTCTGCCCGTATTTGCCGGTCAGCATGAACACGCACACATCGTCCAGTGGCAGCCTCTCTATCAACACAGACCTGTTGCCGTCTGGCTGAAAAGAGGTTGGACTGTAGTGAGCACAAACATGCGCCTCAAAACTTCGCTTTAGCTAACTTTCGTACTAGTACCGGACTATACGAAATTATCAAACAACTAGTAAACTTCggctttaataattaaaagaaaaaaagaaagtttttaaaaacaagctgttattttgttcttgttagtttagaaaaactaaaaattaaaactattcgTCAAGACGATTCCAACGAGCCCAAACTCAACGAGGCTGTGatgtttgatttataaataactaactgtagcccgcgactccgtccgcacggtatttaaaaaaaattataaaaaatatgctatgtgttctttcagccTATGTTCTTTATTTAAGCCAagtttcatcgagatccgatGGATCAGCgtactggagataccttcaaacaaacatcgatccatctaaacattcgcatttataatattagttagattagTATGTAGTTATATTTACCGGTATACTGTCCGAGAAGAAATCTCCTTGAGTATCCTTGTTGCATTTGTTCACAACGTAAAAGCAAGAATCAGattctgaaaataataaaaattacatttattttaattgatggCTTTTAGTTTTATGATGTAGgtttttgaatttggaattcgcAAATtggaaaagaagaaaaagctttaaaaacaacttcaacaagtattttaaagattcgatttttaaaattgattttgatTTGTGAAAGATCCACACTAAGGGTACCTTTTAGCGATTCGGAGTAGGGCTTgaaggttttattttcatgaaaagtatgtatataaatattaccatCAATAGCATTCCAAGTGAACTCGGCTGGTATATGTCGGGTGCCATTCTTGTAGTGACGTAGCAACATTTCAGTTTTAACATCGTATTTAACATGCGCTGGACTTGTCCACACATATACATCTGGACCACGCAACCAGAGCATTGGACTGCCATCTTTATCCAATAGGGTCGTCCACAATGTGTAGTTCCTAGACGGCGTTGTATTCAATTGACCGATTGTATCAGTACTTTCCAGTATTGTAAATGTTACctgttgataaaatatttttaactcgaAATTTGTACACAGATTATGTGAAAATTACCACAGTAACTTATAGGTACACACTATGATAATCCATAATAAGCTAGCCTTAAGACAACATGTCTTCGTATCCAGGTGCTACAGTTTCAAGAGTGAGGGTGAAGGAAAGCGGGCGCCGAGTAGCACAACGTCCTcatactattttaaatctcGCAGATAATCTCGTGTGAATTTGTGAGATGCCTTAAAGTTAGGATGGCACTGTTCTTAGTTTTAGTTTCTAAACTAAGTTTAAACTACTGCTAATCACAATTAATGCGAGCTTACTGCACGTTCGAAGTCTTCCTCTTGCGGTACAAGGACTACAAGTTGCAAGCCCTGATTTGAGCTTCTCATGAAGGTAACGCTGTCCACACTTTGACATCTAACTGTTAAACTTGGTGGTAGAGAAGTTGTAGGTTTTCGGTAAGgtcctttaaaataaatttatgaataagTGGTACATCGAATGCGCTTTGCCAgcttaaattattactaaagaaaactaaaggattgtatatttaacattaaagtCTGAATCATATAGATATGAGATGTcataattgatatatttatttatatttaaatcacaataacaaacaaaacatgaaATACTTACTCAGAAATATTTTCTGGCAGTTATATATTTGATTCTGTAAACTCAAAGAAACATTAGAATTTATTTGGTGATGTATTTATAagatactagctatcgcccgcgactccgtccgcgcggaataaaaaatagaaaacgggtaaaaattatcctatgtccgttccctggttctaagctacctgcccaccaattttcagtcaaatcgatttagccgttcttgagttataaatagtgtaactaacacgactttcttttatatatatagatagaagaaGATTTATAGTAGAAGTTGGGAAAAGAGCTATTGGTCACCtgatttagttaaaatacgaatacccatagacatcttcGTTGTTTACTTTTATGGACGGTCGAGAGGACGTACAAAAAGAGAACATTTCCATTTCCTACAGTTCCTCAG
This DNA window, taken from Papilio machaon chromosome 16, ilPapMach1.1, whole genome shotgun sequence, encodes the following:
- the LOC106715849 gene encoding tyrosine-protein kinase receptor torso, which codes for MDVGKMLRIIIVILIASVINVKCKVDDVRSRDLPNVFNRTKLSQDVCSYLFFEENQIYNCQKIFLRPYRKPTTSLPPSLTVRCQSVDSVTFMRSSNQGLQLVVLVPQEEDFERAVTFTILESTDTIGQLNTTPSRNYTLWTTLLDKDGSPMLWLRGPDVYVWTSPAHVKYDVKTEMLLRHYKNGTRHIPAEFTWNAIDESDSCFYVVNKCNKDTQGDFFSDSIPPDGNRSVLIERLPLDDVCVFMLTGKYGQTLVKYRTPQCYDIRGCVPLPEQFSNVSMKVTEVYGKWRVRVSWKRPRVTPIQYNASLYADTTYNVIVPGNATEVIFENVSGEGKYTVSLAATTAGGTARTSRTGYFPILEKISNLSMEIGEAKGGGWRVRMRWARPRSTPIQYNATLYADAVYNMVLPGNYTEVVFDDVYGEGLFNVSLMSTTTVGTAYTSSEGYFPSEKSSNMTVKESEDENGGWRVWASWPRPPAQPIQYNATLYADTVYTVNLPGNSTEVTFDEIYSEGSYNVTLVSITSSGEQLYASHQGNLPRLSHTLSVGLLVGAAWLTALVFVIAVSMLVYLKKKSSEKDKFEYFQGLKDKLYKESALEAMSEPVVSEDRWEVSASRLALHELVGEGAFGRVCRATLAPATEVAVKMLKEFPTADEVRSFRAEMELMKSVGSHPHIVSLLGCCSGRRPLIVVEYCSRGDLLTFLRNSWDVMITKRNARYYNTKDNLEYGMSLFKIDEQEQSKAIVNKLYDLQDVCDELTFLDLLSFCRQIAMGMEFLASNRVVHRDLAARNVLVTSEKTLKVADFGLSRDVYQENLYKQKGNGKLPVKWMALESLTHRIFTTHSDVWSFGVVMWEVVSVGGAPYPAVAAARLPRLLRTGYRMPRPANCTPQLYEVMMSCWRVRPNERPTFAQLRARLDALLSAAASDHYLVLDVLTDPPPSPAPTPSALLNGKEKLQRVHNYERTSALSNHYTSTPVTQTA